One window of the Entelurus aequoreus isolate RoL-2023_Sb linkage group LG18, RoL_Eaeq_v1.1, whole genome shotgun sequence genome contains the following:
- the s1pr5b gene encoding sphingosine 1-phosphate receptor 5b: protein MEASSSAHVWTTSTMHPSSTPLSSYGYLQFFWRYQDNAVIVEHYNYTGKLQRDRYRDGLRPEGIAFLVVCLLIVLENAVVLLAIWKNKKFHLPMYYLLGNLTLSDLLAGITYMANIVMSGPKTLQLTPVLWFLREGGVFITLAASIISLLAIAIERHVTMVTMRPYHSAKRGRMLALICASWALAGFLGVLPILGWNCIHRLDQCSTVLPLYAKSYILCCVSVFSAVLLAIVVLYARVFRIVRINTQRQRLGLSSSMRKGLARKSQKYIALLKTVTIVLGVFIACWLPLFLLLLMDFFCPTHSCHLLFKADYFLGVAMVNSLLNPIIYTLTSKDMRRAILRLLCRPCLMTRDGQVKKIGMPFLECSFSKTEVPSQKLEAGVETTISSGNGATTQSPIKALYPKLFKP, encoded by the coding sequence ATGGAGGCTTCAAGTTCTGCTCACGTTTGGACTACGTCCACAATGCACCCCTCCTCGACACCGCTATCCTCTTATGGCTATCTTCAGTTCTTCTGGCGGTACCAAGACAATGCAGTCATCGTGGAGCATTACAACTACACCGGCAAGCTGCAGCGGGACCGCTACCGTGACGGCCTCCGACCCGAAGGCATCGCCTTCCTGGTAGTGTGTCTGCTCATCGTCCTGGAGAACGCCGTGGTTCTCCTTGCTATCTGGAAGAACAAGAAGTTCCACTTGCCCATGTATTATCTCCTAGGAAACCTGACTCTCTCTGATCTCCTAGCAGGGATTACATACATGGCAAACATTGTCATGTCCGGGCCAAAGACTTTGCAGCTGACGCCGGTGCTGTGGTTCCTCCGAGAGGGAGGAGTTTTCATCACTCTGGCTGCCTCTATCATCAGTCTCCTGGCTATTGCCATCGAACGGCATGTGACCATGGTGACCATGAGGCCATACCACAGTGCAAAGCGGGGACGGATGTTGGCGTTGATCTGTGCAAGTTGGGCTCTCGCTGGCTTTTTGGGCGTCCTCCCAATCCTGGGATGGAACTGCATCCACAGGCTTGACCAGTGCTCCACCGTGCTTCCACTCTACGCCAAGAGCTACATCCTGTGCTGCGTGTCTGTGTTCAGCGCCGTTCTCCTCGCCATTGTGGTCCTTTACGCCCGGGTTTTCCGCATCGTCCGCATAAATACGCAACGCCAGCGGCTGGGCTTGTCCAGCAGCATGAGAAAAGGCTTAGCCAGGAAATCCCAGAAGTACATCGCTCTCCTCAAGACGGTCACCATCGTTCTGGGTGTCTTCATCGCCTGTTGGCTccccctcttcctcctcctcctcatggaTTTCTTCTGCCCAACGCACAGTTGCCACCTCCTCTTCaaggcagactacttcctggggGTGGCCATGGTCAACTCGCTCCTCAACCCCATCATCTACACCCTGACCAGCAAGGACATGCGTAGAGCCATTCTGAGATTGCTCTGCCGGCCGTGTCTCATGACCAGAGATGGCCAGGTGAAGAAGATCGGCATGCCATTCCTGGAGTGTAGCTTCAGTAAGACAGAGGTGCCCTCGCAGAAGTTGGAGGCAGGGGTAGAGACGACAATCTCTTCTGGGAATGGCGCCACAACCCAATCTCCCATCAAGGCCCTTTATCCTAAACTCTTTAAGCCCTAA